The following DNA comes from Sinorhizobium mexicanum.
TGGGTGAACATGGAGCAGCAGGGCTTCTACCGGATGCTGACCGGCACGCTCAAGGGCATGCGCGAAAACCCCTGGCAGCTCTGGTCGTTGATCGGCCTCTCCTTCGCCTATGGCGTCTTTCACGCCGCCGGCCCGGGCCATGGCAAGGCGGTCATCTCCTCCTACATGATCGCCAACGAGACGGAACTTCGCCGCGGCGTCGTTCTCTCCTTTCTCTCCTCGATCCTGCAGGGCGTGGTGGCGATCCTCCTCATCGGCGCCGTCTATCTCCTGTTGCGCGGCTCGTCGATCAGCATGACCGAGGCCACCCACTCGCTTGAGGTCGGAAGCTACGCGCTGATTGCGGCCTTCGGAGGCTGGCTGGTCTTTCGTAAGCTGCGCTCGATGGCGCGCGCCACTCCCGCCTTGGCCATCGGCGCGCACACGGAGCGCGGCCATCACCGCCACGATCACCATGACCATGATGACCACCACCACCATCATCATGCCCACGCTCCGGGTGAGGTCTGCGCGACCTGCGGACATGCGCACGCGCCGGACCCGGCCATGCTGAAGGGAGATCGTTTTGCGCTGAGCGAAGCCTGGTCCGCGGTCGTCGCCGTCGGCCTGCGCCCCTGCTCCGGCGCCTTGATCGTTCTCTCCTTCGCGCTTTTGAACGGGCTCTATCTTGGTGGCGTTCTCTCGGTCTTCGCCATGTCGATCGGCACGGCGATCACGGTTTCCATTCTCGCCACCTTGGCCGTGACGGCCAAGGGGTTCGCGCTCCGCTACGCCTCGAGCGGTTCGGCTGCTGCACGCATTTCCA
Coding sequences within:
- a CDS encoding nickel/cobalt transporter, whose translation is MLNARRIGRPLAAALLLALLSATAAAAQSPLGIGTAEPSVQTTGFLGGFFAWVNMEQQGFYRMLTGTLKGMRENPWQLWSLIGLSFAYGVFHAAGPGHGKAVISSYMIANETELRRGVVLSFLSSILQGVVAILLIGAVYLLLRGSSISMTEATHSLEVGSYALIAAFGGWLVFRKLRSMARATPALAIGAHTERGHHRHDHHDHDDHHHHHHAHAPGEVCATCGHAHAPDPAMLKGDRFALSEAWSAVVAVGLRPCSGALIVLSFALLNGLYLGGVLSVFAMSIGTAITVSILATLAVTAKGFALRYASSGSAAARISNGIEIAGAAMVLVLGLVLLGAALQG